The following coding sequences are from one Dreissena polymorpha isolate Duluth1 chromosome 8, UMN_Dpol_1.0, whole genome shotgun sequence window:
- the LOC127842321 gene encoding ankycorbin-like, translating to MRETVIDIDYDDDVVLQGACGYDYRLDYSKMNTERGQSLITVGEYGQVDQIRTQLDILSEGSSASIDTVDSELNWLEQKAMKEDVVQFVHSEDRIKRERGKDNTYDHTLMKRDIQDESGYDDIELLQKQIELMKLKENENSKTIEMKSQLKELKERYRLREEKDRQYTERVRALKQQTRDLEQSPLEKQSVLSSLDGELMEPSHHKHTSNKHRKKITDKQEHMPFMIKSNVPKFSDAAQFQEWKIEVESMIISNIYHKEILRQAIRTAIGGKPRKILTTLKPTATTEEILKTLESNFGDIKSGESLMEEYYIAKQEKDEDISAWGIRLEELLQKAIDRGKIKEYRKEKMLKTRFWKHLGNTELKNATRMFYESDCTFEELRRNVRKEEQELKSAKEPEHPKQVNVHQMDNHLEILNDLKEQMKEMEKKINTLTQE from the coding sequence ATGAGGGAAACAGTCATTGACattgattacgatgatgatgttgtgttgcaaggagCATGCGGATATGATTACCGGTTGGACTATTCAAAGATGAACACAGAAAGAGGACAGTCTCTAATTACAGTGGGTGAATATGGTCAAGTTGATCAAATAAGAACACAATTGGACATTTTGAGTGAGGGCTCCTCTGCATCCATAGACACTGTAGATAGCGAACTAAATTGGCTGGAACAGAAAGCTATGAAAGAGGATGTTGTACAATTTGTTCATTCTGAGGACAGAATTAAAAGAGAGAGGGGAAAAGACAACACATATGATCATACGCTTATGAAAAGAGATATACAGGATGAAAGTGGATACGATGATATAGAGCTTCTCCAGAAACAGATTGAGTTGATGAAGCTGAAGGAGAATGAAAATTCCAAAACAATTGAAATGAAATCACAGCTAAAAGAGCTGAAAGAAAGATACAGATTGAGAGAAGAAAAAGATAGGCAATATACAGAAAGGGTTCGAGCTCTGAAACAACAGACACGTGACTTAGAGCAGAGTCCATTGGAAAAACAGAGCGTGTTGAGTTCATTGGACGGCGAATTGATGGAGCCTAGTCATCATAAACATACATCAAATAAGCACAGAAAGAAAATAACCGACAAACAAGAACACATGCCGTTCATGATCAAGTCAAACGTTCCGAAATTTTCCGACGCTGCGCAATTTCAAGAATGGAAAATTGAAGTAGAAAGTATGATCATTTCCAACATTTACCACAAAGAGATTTTGAGACAGGCCATACGGACTGCTATTGGTGGAAAACCCAGGAAAATACTTACCACACTTAAACCCACAGCAACAACTGAGGAGATACTTAAAACGCTAGAAAGCAATTTTGGAGACATTAAGAGTGGTGAAAGTTTAATGGAAGAATATTATATAGCGAAGCAGGAGAAAGATGAGGATATATCAGCATGGGGTATACGGCTAGAGGAATTACTACAAAAGGCCATTGATAGAGGAAAGATAAAAGAATACAGAAAAGAAAAGATGTTAAAGACGCGATTTTGGAAACATCTGGGAAACACAGAGTTGAAAAACGCAACGCGAATGTTTTACGAATCTGACTGTACGTTTGAAGAATTGAGACGAAATGTTCGGAAAGAAGAGCAGGAACTTAAAAGCGCAAAGGAGCCAGAACACCCGAAACAAGTAAAT